From the genome of Thauera chlorobenzoica:
CATGGTGCTCATTTCGCTCCCTCTGAGTGGTAGTCCTGATAGTCCACGAGGACGGTATCTTCGCCCTCGAACCGAAACGTCATGCGCCAGTTGCCATTGACGGTGACGGCGTAGTGACCGGCAAGCCTTCCCTCCAGGGGGTGTAGGCGCCAGCCGGGTACGTTCATGTCCTCGGGCCGATGCGACAGATCGAGCCTGGCGAGTTGCCGCGCGAGCCGGGCCGCGTGATGCGGCAGGATTCCCGCCTTGCTGCCGGTCTCGAAGAAGGCCTTCAGTCCCTTGTGCTCAAAGCTCTTGATCATGGCGAAGTGTATAGCGTGACGTTTCGCTTATCAAATGCGGCTGCAATCACCGCGCCGCCGCTTCCGGGAACGGGATGATCCGCGCGCCCTTGCGCAGCGCGCTGTTGATCGTGCCGTCGCTGATGGGGCGGCCCTGGCCGTTGCGATTCGGGAAGAGCAGGTCGCG
Proteins encoded in this window:
- a CDS encoding type II toxin-antitoxin system RelE/ParE family toxin translates to MIKSFEHKGLKAFFETGSKAGILPHHAARLARQLARLDLSHRPEDMNVPGWRLHPLEGRLAGHYAVTVNGNWRMTFRFEGEDTVLVDYQDYHSEGAK